A DNA window from Halococcus agarilyticus contains the following coding sequences:
- a CDS encoding ABC transporter substrate-binding protein, translating to MVNNGNETSGEDDERSSRRTFLKATGGAAVGAAVAGCLSLGGGDGGDSGGDGGSGDGGSGGSETAGSDSGDGGSANDSGGGSGSDITSGDGGSGGNGTGDTDGGGGTDTESGNGSSGGGGGSADIEGPITIGALAPNPENNPIGASIVNGARLAVQELNANDGIGGAEVELAVGNTEEDPSTGQQRYRELVLNEEADVTTGIFTSEVLLNIIDDIAQQGTIHLTAGAATAEVSRMIAENYDQFKYHFRAGPLNDLDLGRNLLDFGEANFEAMGWDSTYAMVEDYTWTEPISELFDESLGEVGVEVAGNQRYASGTTNFGPLFDDVESSDASGMFTAMAHTGTEAVVQWAKQQRPFGFAGIHVPMQLPSYYEAVNGACLYGVTQTSATPQSEVTEKTQPFVEAYNEEFDSYPVYTGYIAYDAVKLYAAMVEQTGTTDADELVSAMEQASFTATTGTLEFYGQDEEHPHDPVYGEDAIYPVFLQWQEGEDGGGVQEVVWPEQYKTADYQPPAWL from the coding sequence ATGGTTAACAATGGTAACGAGACGTCTGGAGAGGACGACGAACGCAGCAGTCGACGGACGTTCCTGAAGGCAACCGGTGGCGCAGCGGTCGGGGCGGCGGTTGCCGGCTGTCTCAGTCTCGGTGGCGGCGACGGCGGCGACTCCGGCGGTGACGGTGGGTCCGGCGACGGTGGCTCCGGTGGCAGCGAGACGGCGGGCAGTGACTCCGGCGATGGCGGTAGCGCGAACGATTCCGGTGGCGGGAGTGGTTCCGATATCACCAGCGGTGACGGCGGCTCCGGTGGAAACGGTACTGGTGATACCGACGGTGGTGGCGGGACCGACACCGAGAGCGGCAACGGGTCGAGCGGCGGTGGCGGCGGGAGCGCCGATATCGAGGGGCCGATCACGATCGGCGCGCTCGCGCCGAACCCGGAGAACAACCCCATCGGTGCCTCGATCGTCAACGGGGCGCGGCTCGCGGTCCAGGAACTCAATGCGAACGATGGGATCGGCGGTGCGGAGGTCGAGCTGGCGGTCGGGAACACCGAGGAGGACCCCTCGACCGGCCAGCAGCGCTACCGCGAGCTCGTCCTGAACGAGGAGGCCGACGTCACGACCGGGATCTTCACCAGCGAAGTCCTCCTGAACATCATCGACGACATCGCCCAGCAGGGGACGATCCACCTCACGGCGGGGGCGGCGACCGCCGAGGTTTCGCGGATGATCGCGGAGAACTACGACCAGTTCAAGTACCACTTCCGCGCCGGGCCGCTCAACGACCTCGACCTCGGGCGGAACCTCCTCGACTTCGGGGAGGCCAACTTCGAGGCGATGGGCTGGGACTCGACGTACGCGATGGTCGAGGACTACACGTGGACCGAGCCGATCTCGGAGCTGTTCGACGAGAGTCTCGGCGAAGTCGGCGTCGAGGTGGCGGGCAACCAGCGCTACGCGAGCGGGACGACGAACTTCGGCCCGCTGTTCGACGACGTCGAGAGTTCGGACGCCAGCGGCATGTTCACCGCGATGGCCCACACGGGAACCGAGGCGGTCGTCCAGTGGGCCAAACAGCAGCGTCCGTTCGGGTTCGCGGGCATCCACGTCCCGATGCAGCTCCCCTCCTACTACGAGGCGGTCAACGGGGCCTGTCTCTACGGCGTGACCCAGACCTCCGCGACGCCACAGAGCGAAGTCACCGAGAAGACCCAGCCGTTCGTGGAGGCGTACAACGAGGAGTTCGACAGCTACCCCGTCTACACCGGGTACATCGCGTACGACGCGGTCAAGCTCTACGCGGCAATGGTCGAGCAGACCGGGACGACCGACGCCGACGAGCTGGTGTCGGCGATGGAGCAGGCCTCGTTCACCGCGACGACCGGCACGCTCGAGTTCTACGGTCAGGACGAGGAACACCCACACGACCCGGTCTACGGCGAGGACGCGATCTACCCGGTCTTCCTCCAGTGGCAGGAGGGCGAGGACGGCGGTGGCGTGCAGGAGGTCGTCTGGCCCGAGCAGTACAAGACGGCCGACTACCAGCCACCCGCGTGGCTCTGA
- a CDS encoding branched-chain amino acid ABC transporter permease codes for MADENLSGEAVEGTPETTDERSLFASLLSPRYLVGLLGVVLFAALPFLGISTTQLLVLIGALYFGLFAMSWDTVSGYTGEISFGHAIFFAVGGYTSALLNLGHGVPPTLSIPAGVVLAAVAGVLIGVPALRLRGPYLSLVTLVAPLILLQTFIVYGDVFGGELGLSSPASLVTADEFELVVVANYYIALGLFLVVMLGLLLLMRSGLGSVLTAIREDEDAVAAAGLDVAKFKVFAFVLSAAVGGLAGAMFVHTPVGSPQPSQLLGLIVSIEVLIAAILGGMGTIVGAGLGGVFFYFTNDLLNQQDATIPLVDVGVNEASLLLFALLAMVIVYFLPQGIFPWAIRTGRRGLRRARGGETVATDGGRDADGATATDDTTNPIEQTAERYRRALDALNDRFDGGDDK; via the coding sequence ATGGCGGACGAGAACCTCTCCGGCGAGGCGGTCGAAGGCACGCCCGAGACGACCGACGAGCGGTCGCTGTTCGCGTCGCTCCTTTCCCCGCGCTACCTCGTCGGGCTCCTCGGCGTCGTGCTGTTCGCGGCGCTCCCGTTCCTCGGGATCTCGACGACTCAGCTCCTCGTGCTCATCGGGGCGCTCTACTTCGGGCTGTTCGCGATGAGCTGGGACACGGTGTCGGGGTACACCGGCGAGATCAGCTTCGGCCACGCGATCTTCTTCGCGGTCGGCGGGTACACCTCGGCGCTGCTCAACCTCGGCCACGGCGTTCCGCCGACGCTCTCGATTCCTGCGGGGGTCGTGCTCGCGGCGGTCGCCGGGGTGCTGATCGGCGTGCCCGCGCTCCGGCTCCGCGGGCCGTACCTCTCGCTCGTGACGCTGGTCGCACCGCTCATCCTGCTCCAGACCTTCATCGTCTACGGCGACGTCTTCGGCGGGGAGCTCGGGCTGAGTTCGCCCGCGAGCCTCGTCACCGCCGACGAGTTCGAGCTCGTGGTCGTCGCGAACTACTACATCGCGCTCGGCCTCTTTCTCGTCGTCATGCTCGGGCTCCTCTTGCTCATGCGCTCGGGACTCGGCTCGGTGTTGACCGCGATCCGGGAGGACGAGGACGCGGTCGCGGCGGCGGGGCTCGACGTGGCGAAGTTCAAGGTGTTCGCGTTCGTGCTGAGCGCGGCGGTCGGCGGGCTCGCGGGCGCGATGTTCGTCCACACCCCGGTCGGGAGCCCCCAGCCGAGCCAGCTCCTCGGCCTCATCGTGAGCATCGAGGTGCTGATCGCGGCGATCCTCGGCGGGATGGGCACGATCGTCGGCGCGGGGCTCGGGGGCGTGTTCTTCTACTTCACCAACGATCTGTTGAACCAGCAAGACGCCACCATCCCCCTCGTCGACGTCGGGGTCAACGAAGCCAGCCTGCTGCTGTTCGCGCTGCTCGCCATGGTGATCGTCTACTTCTTGCCCCAGGGCATCTTCCCGTGGGCGATCCGGACCGGCCGGCGCGGGCTGCGACGGGCTCGTGGTGGCGAAACCGTCGCCACCGACGGCGGTCGCGATGCCGACGGTGCGACCGCGACCGATGACACGACGAACCCCATCGAACAGACGGCCGAACGGTATCGACGCGCGCTCGACGCGCTGAACGATCGATTCGACGGTGGTGACGACAAGTGA
- a CDS encoding ABC transporter ATP-binding protein: MSTDTSADTTNERATNGTQTGESEPDGSTTAEHELQTETASDAYGPDDGLLVLQNVTKRFGGLTAVDDLSFAVEEGEILGFIGPNGAGKSTTFNCVTGVYPPTAGTVHYDGEDVTGTAAHGMVKRGLARTFQSFRPLEDRSVLDNVALALTPDKLFSLSGFRGGLREQARAICERVGLGDRTELSPSELPHAGLLRLELARALATDPDLLLIDEPFAGLSGGEVEDVSGLLTELREEGLTLVVVDHNMRGLLSLIDRAIVIRFGSKLASGTPEEIRANEEVQEAYLGGGL, translated from the coding sequence GTGAGCACCGATACAAGCGCCGACACGACGAACGAACGCGCGACGAACGGAACGCAAACCGGCGAGAGCGAACCCGATGGGTCGACGACCGCCGAGCACGAGCTCCAAACGGAGACGGCGAGCGACGCCTACGGACCGGACGACGGGCTCCTCGTCCTCCAGAACGTCACGAAGCGTTTCGGGGGGCTGACCGCGGTCGACGATCTCTCCTTCGCGGTCGAGGAGGGCGAGATCCTCGGATTCATCGGCCCGAACGGCGCGGGGAAGTCGACCACGTTCAACTGCGTCACCGGGGTCTACCCGCCGACTGCCGGCACGGTTCACTACGACGGCGAGGACGTTACTGGTACTGCGGCCCACGGAATGGTCAAACGCGGTCTCGCGCGCACATTCCAGTCGTTCCGACCGCTCGAAGATCGGTCGGTGCTCGACAACGTCGCGCTCGCACTCACGCCGGACAAGCTGTTCTCGCTGTCGGGCTTTCGCGGGGGGTTGCGCGAACAGGCCCGGGCGATCTGTGAGCGGGTCGGGCTCGGCGATCGCACCGAATTATCGCCGAGCGAGCTCCCACACGCCGGGCTCCTCCGGCTCGAACTCGCTCGGGCGCTCGCGACTGACCCCGACCTCCTCCTGATCGACGAGCCGTTCGCCGGGCTCTCCGGGGGCGAGGTCGAGGACGTCTCCGGACTCCTCACCGAACTCCGCGAGGAGGGGTTGACGCTGGTGGTGGTCGATCACAACATGCGCGGGCTGCTCTCGCTGATCGACCGGGCGATCGTGATCCGGTTCGGCTCGAAGCTCGCGTCGGGCACGCCCGAGGAGATCCGGGCGAACGAGGAGGTCCAGGAGGCGTACCTCGGAGGGGGACTATGA
- a CDS encoding long-chain-fatty-acid--CoA ligase — MTNLVTNVESTAVEHPDETAIHYDGSELSYEELWSRTGAFAAGLTEAGIGSGDRVGVYLPNLPQFVIAFHGALRAGAVVVPMNPQYKSREIDHLLSDSGTEVVVTLSDLVPVVDQVRDDTAVEHVVSVGGDAEGATPFGEFLAEAEPEVVERADDDVAVQPYTSGTTGQPKGVLLTHENLSSNARMAMDLLPGGTTTDDRSLGVLPLFHIYGMTVVMNTSLFAGAAYYPLPEWDAQTALGLVESEELTIMQGVPAMYNDVINQPNVDEFDLSSLRFVNSGGSSLPVEVLRRFEELFGIELYEGYGLTETSPVTHFNSPDARRVGSIGQPLPGVDSMVVDEEFEPVERVEEGPVDESETDLDAITGELVIAGPNVMKGYHDRPAANEEVFTERDGKRWFHTGDVGYWDAEDFFYIVDREKHVIVTGGYNVYPREVEELLFEHPDIADAAVVGVPDERRGETVKAFVVPTSAASGGSSGEGTESDGVPTPDSDVTDEEIREYCLDNLAEYKHPREVAFIEELPRTTTGKVQKFELRERESDEAEAAE; from the coding sequence ATGACAAATCTCGTCACGAACGTCGAATCCACGGCGGTGGAGCACCCCGACGAAACCGCGATTCACTACGACGGATCGGAGTTGAGTTACGAGGAGCTCTGGTCGCGGACGGGTGCGTTCGCCGCCGGGCTCACGGAGGCAGGGATCGGTTCCGGCGATCGGGTCGGGGTCTATCTTCCAAACCTCCCGCAGTTCGTGATCGCCTTCCACGGCGCGCTCCGGGCAGGTGCGGTCGTGGTGCCGATGAACCCCCAGTACAAGTCCCGCGAGATCGACCACCTCCTCTCGGACAGCGGCACGGAGGTGGTCGTCACGCTCTCGGATCTCGTCCCGGTCGTTGATCAAGTCCGGGACGACACAGCCGTCGAGCACGTCGTCAGCGTGGGTGGCGACGCGGAGGGCGCGACGCCGTTCGGGGAGTTCCTCGCCGAGGCCGAACCCGAGGTGGTCGAACGGGCGGACGACGACGTGGCGGTGCAGCCCTACACCTCCGGGACGACCGGCCAGCCGAAGGGTGTCCTCCTGACCCACGAGAACCTCTCCTCGAACGCCCGAATGGCGATGGATCTCCTGCCCGGTGGCACCACCACCGACGACCGTTCGCTGGGCGTGCTGCCGCTCTTTCACATCTACGGGATGACGGTCGTGATGAACACCTCGCTGTTCGCCGGCGCGGCGTACTACCCGCTGCCGGAGTGGGACGCCCAGACCGCGCTCGGGCTAGTCGAATCGGAGGAACTCACCATCATGCAGGGCGTGCCCGCGATGTACAACGACGTCATCAACCAGCCGAACGTCGACGAGTTCGATCTCTCGTCGCTCCGGTTCGTGAACTCGGGCGGGAGCAGCCTCCCGGTCGAGGTGCTCCGGCGCTTCGAGGAGCTGTTCGGGATCGAACTCTACGAGGGGTACGGCCTGACCGAGACCTCGCCAGTGACGCACTTCAACAGCCCCGACGCGCGGCGGGTCGGCAGCATCGGCCAACCGCTGCCGGGCGTCGACTCGATGGTGGTCGACGAGGAGTTCGAGCCGGTCGAACGGGTCGAAGAGGGACCGGTCGACGAAAGCGAGACCGATCTCGACGCGATCACCGGCGAGCTCGTGATCGCGGGCCCGAACGTGATGAAAGGGTACCACGATCGGCCCGCAGCGAACGAAGAGGTGTTCACCGAACGCGACGGCAAGCGGTGGTTCCACACCGGCGATGTCGGCTACTGGGACGCCGAGGACTTCTTCTACATCGTCGACCGGGAGAAGCACGTCATCGTCACCGGGGGCTACAACGTCTACCCCCGCGAGGTCGAGGAGTTGCTGTTCGAGCATCCGGACATTGCGGACGCCGCCGTGGTCGGGGTTCCCGACGAGCGCCGCGGCGAGACCGTGAAGGCATTCGTGGTCCCCACGAGCGCAGCGAGTGGGGGCTCGTCGGGCGAGGGAACCGAGTCCGACGGTGTTCCAACGCCCGATAGCGACGTTACTGACGAGGAAATCAGGGAGTACTGTCTCGACAACCTCGCAGAGTACAAACACCCGCGCGAGGTCGCATTCATCGAGGAGCTTCCGCGGACGACCACCGGGAAGGTCCAGAAGTTCGAGCTCCGCGAGCGTGAGAGCGACGAAGCGGAGGCGGCCGAATGA
- a CDS encoding ABC transporter ATP-binding protein, which yields MSTDTASDDTEEARQADEVDGSEQTGREPGAETPLAIEGLQVSYGKVAALRGIDLRIGSGEIVSVIGPNGAGKTTLAETVSGFHAYEGSVRYYDTEVSTRSTSDLVSEGLIHCTEERDLFGHMSVADNLSLGTFRRGDSEERRSFVYDLFPVLEERADQHARTMSGGEQQMLAIGRALMSSPDLLVLDEPTLGLAPVVLDDISEGLDRIQDAGVTILLCEQNVTFAMDHADRIALLENGEIVREGAPAELREDEYIHDVYLGG from the coding sequence ATGAGCACCGACACCGCCAGCGACGATACTGAGGAAGCCAGGCAAGCGGACGAAGTCGACGGTAGCGAGCAAACCGGCCGCGAACCTGGTGCCGAGACCCCGCTCGCGATCGAGGGGCTCCAAGTCTCGTACGGCAAGGTGGCTGCGCTCCGCGGGATCGACCTCCGGATCGGCAGCGGCGAGATCGTCTCGGTGATCGGTCCCAACGGCGCGGGGAAGACGACGCTCGCCGAGACCGTCTCGGGGTTTCACGCCTACGAGGGTAGCGTTCGCTACTACGACACCGAAGTGTCGACGCGCTCGACGAGCGACCTCGTGAGCGAGGGACTGATCCACTGCACCGAGGAGCGCGACCTCTTCGGCCACATGAGCGTCGCCGACAACCTCTCGCTCGGCACGTTCCGGCGCGGGGACAGCGAGGAGCGCCGGTCGTTCGTCTACGACCTCTTTCCCGTGCTCGAAGAGCGCGCCGACCAGCACGCCCGGACGATGAGCGGGGGCGAACAGCAGATGCTCGCCATCGGCCGGGCGCTGATGAGTTCACCCGACCTCCTCGTGCTCGACGAACCCACCCTCGGGCTCGCGCCCGTGGTGCTCGACGACATCAGCGAGGGTCTCGACCGCATCCAAGACGCCGGCGTCACGATCCTGCTCTGCGAGCAGAACGTGACCTTCGCGATGGACCACGCCGACCGGATCGCGCTGCTCGAAAACGGTGAGATCGTCCGCGAGGGCGCACCGGCAGAGCTCCGCGAGGACGAGTACATCCACGACGTCTACCTCGGCGGGTAG
- a CDS encoding branched-chain amino acid ABC transporter permease, translated as MVDVANIVINGVVISSLYALVAIGFTMIFGVGGTINLAHGAVITIGAFAAYYVTTAGFGIWAGVLAAIAVPALFSVLLYKGFAERRGDNIIVVMILTLLASIVVEEVIRIVEGSQPRAIPTLVAGTTEILGNGVQNNLLVAVVLSWVLIAGLFAFINYSKTGKAILATSMSPRGAALVGIESGRINLYTWAIAGVLAGLAGLFLGSYQTANWAMGREPLILSFSIVVLGGLGSIRGSLVAAYVIGFLEVITTSAIDPRLSGLAGLVILVLVLLVRPEGLFGRELAEA; from the coding sequence ATGGTCGACGTCGCCAACATCGTCATCAACGGGGTGGTGATCAGCTCGCTGTACGCCCTGGTCGCGATCGGCTTCACCATGATCTTCGGCGTCGGCGGGACGATCAACCTCGCGCACGGCGCGGTCATCACGATCGGCGCGTTCGCCGCCTACTACGTCACGACCGCCGGGTTCGGGATCTGGGCGGGCGTGCTCGCGGCGATCGCCGTCCCGGCGCTGTTCAGCGTGCTCCTCTACAAGGGCTTCGCCGAACGGCGGGGCGACAACATCATCGTCGTGATGATACTCACGCTCCTGGCCTCGATCGTGGTCGAGGAGGTCATCCGGATCGTCGAAGGGAGTCAGCCCCGGGCGATCCCCACGCTCGTCGCGGGCACCACCGAGATCCTCGGCAACGGCGTCCAGAACAATCTGTTGGTGGCGGTCGTGCTCTCGTGGGTGCTCATCGCCGGGCTGTTCGCGTTCATCAACTACTCCAAAACGGGGAAGGCGATCCTCGCGACCAGCATGAGCCCGCGCGGGGCGGCGCTCGTCGGGATCGAGAGCGGCCGGATCAACCTCTACACGTGGGCGATCGCCGGCGTTCTTGCGGGGTTGGCCGGCCTCTTTCTCGGGTCGTACCAGACCGCGAACTGGGCGATGGGGCGCGAACCGCTCATCCTCTCCTTCTCGATCGTGGTGCTCGGCGGGCTGGGCTCGATCCGCGGAAGCCTGGTGGCGGCGTACGTCATCGGCTTCCTCGAAGTCATCACGACCTCCGCGATCGACCCGCGGCTCAGCGGGCTCGCCGGCCTCGTGATCCTCGTGCTCGTCCTCCTGGTGCGCCCAGAAGGCCTGTTCGGCCGGGAGCTCGCGGAGGCGTAG
- a CDS encoding 3-hydroxyacyl-CoA dehydrogenase/enoyl-CoA hydratase family protein encodes MDASDIERVAVLGAGNMGHGIAEVVAIAGYDVTMRDVEQEFVDSGYEDIEWSLDKLDEKGRIDESAADVLGRIDITTDLETAVADVDLVIEAAPERMALKQEIYGELDELTPDGAILASNTSSLSITEIATAVDDPERVVGTHFFNPPVKMDLVEVIYGERTSDETAEAAHDFVESLDKTPIYVRKDVQGFVVNSVLGPFMVEPAWMVSNGEATIQEADAAMVHQRSYPMGPFELGDLTGIDIGYSVREEAGITNPPLIEEKVEAEELGRKTGKGYYDYEEGDGPDYEPGDGEGFDTLRVEARMVNEAAKLIGNDVATAEAIDTGMRLGAGFPEGPCRRADDIGLDTILDKLEALHDETGEERFEPADHLVELVENGQIGADAGQGFYSHSDGDDRTYHDLNYEIDDRGVLAIELDRPERLNALSRDLLDEIDHLLKTVDPDELRCVTIEGTGERAFSAGADVTGFADTEPADVLRATPTYETVAEFPRPVVAKIEGYCLGGGHELALACDMRIATEGSTFGQPEIGLGLIPGGGATQRLTRLVGAARAKELVFRGHQIDAATAADWGMINRAVPGDELDDAVEDVVSDIVNGPPVGLEVAKKVMNEGRDADLDAALTLERQGFSILMGTDDVAEGTAAFREDRDPEFEGR; translated from the coding sequence ATGGACGCCAGTGACATCGAGCGTGTCGCGGTGCTCGGCGCGGGCAACATGGGCCACGGCATCGCCGAGGTCGTCGCGATCGCGGGCTACGACGTGACGATGCGCGACGTCGAGCAGGAGTTCGTCGATTCGGGCTACGAGGACATCGAGTGGAGCCTCGACAAGCTCGACGAGAAGGGGCGGATCGACGAGTCCGCCGCCGACGTGCTCGGCCGGATCGACATCACGACCGATCTGGAGACCGCTGTTGCGGATGTCGATCTCGTGATCGAGGCCGCACCCGAGCGGATGGCGCTCAAACAGGAGATCTACGGCGAGCTCGACGAGCTCACGCCCGACGGGGCGATCCTCGCCTCCAACACCTCGTCGCTCTCGATCACCGAGATCGCCACCGCGGTCGACGATCCCGAACGAGTCGTCGGCACCCACTTCTTCAATCCACCTGTCAAAATGGATCTCGTCGAGGTCATCTACGGCGAGCGGACGTCCGACGAGACCGCCGAAGCCGCCCACGACTTCGTCGAATCGCTCGACAAGACCCCGATCTACGTCCGGAAGGACGTCCAGGGGTTCGTGGTCAACAGCGTTCTGGGGCCGTTCATGGTCGAGCCGGCGTGGATGGTTTCGAACGGCGAGGCCACCATCCAGGAAGCCGACGCCGCGATGGTCCACCAGCGAAGCTACCCGATGGGACCGTTCGAGCTCGGCGACCTGACCGGGATCGACATCGGCTACTCCGTTCGGGAGGAGGCCGGAATCACCAATCCGCCGCTGATCGAGGAGAAGGTCGAGGCCGAGGAGCTGGGCCGGAAGACCGGGAAGGGGTACTACGACTACGAGGAGGGCGACGGCCCCGACTACGAACCGGGCGACGGCGAGGGGTTCGACACGCTCCGCGTCGAAGCACGGATGGTGAACGAGGCCGCGAAGCTCATCGGCAACGACGTCGCGACCGCGGAGGCGATCGATACCGGAATGCGCCTCGGAGCCGGGTTCCCCGAAGGCCCGTGCCGGCGCGCCGACGACATCGGACTCGACACGATTCTCGACAAGCTCGAAGCGCTCCACGACGAGACCGGCGAGGAGCGGTTCGAACCCGCCGATCACCTCGTCGAACTCGTCGAGAACGGGCAAATCGGCGCGGACGCCGGGCAGGGCTTTTACTCCCACAGCGACGGCGACGATCGCACCTACCACGACCTGAACTACGAGATCGACGACCGGGGCGTGCTCGCGATCGAACTCGACAGGCCCGAACGCCTGAACGCGCTCTCGCGTGACCTCCTCGACGAGATCGACCACCTGCTCAAAACCGTTGACCCCGACGAGCTTCGCTGCGTCACCATCGAGGGAACCGGCGAGCGGGCGTTCTCGGCGGGCGCGGACGTCACTGGGTTCGCCGACACCGAGCCCGCCGACGTGCTCCGCGCGACCCCGACCTACGAGACCGTCGCGGAGTTTCCTCGTCCAGTCGTCGCCAAGATCGAGGGGTACTGCCTCGGCGGCGGTCACGAACTCGCCTTGGCGTGTGACATGCGGATCGCGACCGAGGGCTCGACGTTCGGCCAGCCCGAGATCGGCCTCGGCCTGATCCCCGGCGGCGGCGCGACCCAGCGACTCACCCGCCTCGTGGGTGCCGCGCGCGCGAAAGAGCTCGTCTTCCGGGGCCACCAGATCGACGCCGCGACCGCGGCCGACTGGGGGATGATCAATCGTGCGGTGCCAGGCGACGAGCTCGACGACGCCGTGGAGGACGTCGTCTCGGACATCGTGAACGGCCCGCCCGTGGGCCTCGAAGTCGCGAAGAAGGTGATGAACGAGGGGAGGGACGCCGACCTCGACGCCGCCCTCACGCTCGAACGTCAGGGCTTCTCGATCCTGATGGGGACCGACGACGTGGCCGAGGGCACCGCCGCGTTCCGCGAGGACCGCGATCCCGAGTTCGAGGGCCGCTGA